The genomic DNA GCCAGAAAAATGGCAGCCCTTTATTGAAAAAAATAAAAAATACTTTGAATAAAAATCTCTACAGTTTAGCTTTTTTAAAGCCAAGCCCTGTGCTTGGCTTTTTTTATCGCTTTTTCCCAAGCCTTTTATCGGTCAAGATCTCTCGCCTGCTTAATCCCTTAAAACTAAACAGACGCTTAACTTAGTTTCCAAAAACAATTTTCACCGACAACGCTGAATTGGAATTTTTTATACAAGGCAATGGCAGGTTTATTGGACGTGTTAACCTGTAAAGCCATGTCTTTGCCTTCTTTTTTAGCTTGCAGTAATAGCATTTGAGTAAAAAGCGTTCCCCAGCCATGTCGTCGATGCTTTTGAAAAATAAAGAGTCTCCCCATCCAAAAGCGATTGGGGGATACGATTGTATTGCCGCAAGCTCCTATAAATTGGTTTTGATGATTAAATAAAAGGTAATATTGGTTTTTATTGATATCTGACAGTTTAGGAACAGTCCAAGACGAATTTTGCTCAAGATTAAATGTTTCAAGCCATGTTTTGATCAGTGGATAATCTTTGGTTTTTGCTTTATCCATATAACCATGATTAGGCATTGAGTGTTGAATTTTTTTTTGATCAATGTGCATAAACAGATAGGGATTTTGAGCATGTACTTTTTCTTGTAAGTCATTGGGAAAAAAATTTTGCAGTTCCACAGGTCCAAAAATCATGTTGGGGTAGCCGAGCATTGAATATAAAAAGTTTAAATACTCTGTACTATGCTGCGAAGGTTGTCCATATATGTTCCAGCTGTTGTTATTGGGTGACACAGCAATAAACGTTTTTGATTGCCCTTGCTTGTCGATAAAAAATTGATATTGATTTAAATGGTCATCACTATAGCAGGATAGTAGATCACAGAAATTGCACGCTTGAAAAAAGTGTCTTTTTAAATACTTTAGTTCAGCACGTTTTCTTGGAATAGTGAGTAGTTTTTCCATTTACTGAATAA from bacterium includes the following:
- a CDS encoding GNAT family N-acetyltransferase gives rise to the protein MEKLLTIPRKRAELKYLKRHFFQACNFCDLLSCYSDDHLNQYQFFIDKQGQSKTFIAVSPNNNSWNIYGQPSQHSTEYLNFLYSMLGYPNMIFGPVELQNFFPNDLQEKVHAQNPYLFMHIDQKKIQHSMPNHGYMDKAKTKDYPLIKTWLETFNLEQNSSWTVPKLSDINKNQYYLLFNHQNQFIGACGNTIVSPNRFWMGRLFIFQKHRRHGWGTLFTQMLLLQAKKEGKDMALQVNTSNKPAIALYKKFQFSVVGENCFWKLS